The following are encoded together in the Scomber japonicus isolate fScoJap1 chromosome 20, fScoJap1.pri, whole genome shotgun sequence genome:
- the pgp gene encoding glycerol-3-phosphate phosphatase: protein MSGSKCTRLSGPLVKQLLDSVDSILFDCDGVIWRGDQAIPGASQVINLLKEKGKKVFFVTNNSTKTRKMYADKMTTLGFDVTEDEVFGTAYCSAVYLKTVCKLQGKVYLIGGNALKQELEAVGIQQTGVGPDLITGKQIDWANVPLDPEVKAVLVGFDEHFSYMKLNRALQYLTQPDCLFVGTNTDTRLPLEGGKAVPGTGCLLKAVETAAQRQAHTVGKPNNYMFDCVASQFGIERERCLMVGDRLDTDIKLGSNCGLKTLLTLTGVSTVADADAHQKSGCVERQGMVPDYYVESIADLLPALQG from the exons ATGTCTGGGTCTAAATGTACACGGCTGAGCGGGCCGCTGGTGAAACAGCTGCTGGACTCTGTGGACAGCATCCTATTTGACTGCGATGGGGTCATCTGGCGGGGGGATCAGGCCATCCCAGGAGCATCGCAAGTCATAAACCTACTCAAGGAAAAGGGCAAGAAAGTGTTCTTCGTCACCAACAACAGCACCAAGACGAGGAAGATGTACGCTGATAAAATGACCACGTTGGGGTTCGACGTGACGGAAGATGAGGTGTTCGGGACGGCGTACTGCTCCGCCGTGTACCTGAAGACGGTCTGCAAGCTGCAGGGCAAAGTGTACCTGATCGGGGGCAACGCGCTGAAGCAGGAGCTGGAGGCGGTGGGTATACAGCAGACAGGGGTGGGACCTGACCTCATCACCGGGAAGCAGATCGACTGGGCCAACGTGCCTCTGGACCCCGAGGTGAAAGCGGTGTTGGTCGGCTTTGATGAACATTTCAGTTACATGAAGCTGAACAGAGCCCTGCAGTATCTGACCCAGCCAGACTGCCTGTTTGTGGGCACCAACACGGACACCAGGCTGCCTCTGGAGGGGGGCAAGGCCGTCCCAG gTACGGGCTGCCTGCTGAAGGCGGTGGAGACAGCGGCCCAGCGCCAGGCCCACACAGTAGGCAAACCCAACAACTACATGTTTGACTGCGTGGCCTCCCAGTTCGGCATTGAACGCGAGCGTTGCCTGATGGTGGGAGATCGTCTCGACACGGACATCAAGCTGGGCTCCAACTGCGGCCTGAAGACGCTCCTGACCCTCACAGGAGTCAGCACCGTGGCGGACGCTGACGCCCATCAGAAGAGCGGCTGTGTGGAGAGGCAGGGGATGGTGCCGGATTACTACGTTGAGAGCATCGCGGACCTCCTTCCAGCTCTGCAGGGATGA
- the zdhhc4 gene encoding palmitoyltransferase ZDHHC4 yields MEFLTLFAIYVVVVLTCIALVCKYSGQQKTPFTVIFNFLVKVVSPFTPKWLQKLSQWTLHRLFHQRNNMFIYLHILLEGAVYAEFTYEVFGFCRDMDTTLTSLSVPYILLAIKSVFFYLCIKRDPGTVTKKKVAGQLQIYPYDRRLFHPGVSCPTCQLAKPARSKHCRVCNRCVQRFDHHCVWVNNCIGAQNTRYFLLYLFSVCAMAEDIALLTADMLLHAVLRSGLLRASYIDEYGQQQAAGPLFVVQHLFLTFPRIVFMLGFLVFVFFLLAGYALFHSYLALVNQTSNEWYKSRGYVCQHCHPTSTSDNLCSTVPDHSKRYYYSRGLLRNLGEIFSPLQPVRKKDN; encoded by the exons ATGGAGTTCCTCACTCTGTTTGCTATCTACGTCGTGGTGGTGCTGACATGTATCGCCCTCGTCTGCAAATACTCCGGTCAGCAGAAAACCCCTTTTACTGTCATCTTCAACTTTCTAGTAAAG GTAGTTTCACCATTTACGCCCAAATGGCTCCAAAAGCTTTCACAGTGGACCTTACACAGGTTGTTTCATCAGAG GAACAACATGTTCATCTATCTGCATATCCTGCTGGAGGGTGCCGTCTATGCAGAGTTCACATATGAGGTGTTTGGCTTCTGCAGGGATATGGACACTACTCTGACCAGCCTGTCTGTGCCTTACATCCTGTTGGCTATAAAGTCTGTTTTCTTCTACCTCTGCATCAAGAGAGATCCAG GCACAGTGACAAAGAAGAAAGTCGCCGGCCAGCTGCAAATCTATCCGTATGACAGGAGGCTGTTTCACCCGGGAGTCTCCTGTCCAACCTGCCAGCTTGCCAAACCAGCTCGCTCCAAACACTGCA GGGTCTGCAACAGGTGTGTTCAGCGTTTTGATCACCACTGTGTCTGGGTGAACAACTGTATCGGTGCTCAGAACACACGTTACTTCCTGCTTTAcctcttcagtgtgtgtgccaTGGCAGAAGACATTGCCTTGCTGACAGCAGACATGCTGCTTCATGCTGTACTGCGGTCAGGGCTTCTGAGGGCCAGTTATATAGATGAATATGGCCAGCAGCAAGCAGCAGGACCTCTGTTTGTTGTACAG CATCTGTTCCTCACCTTCCCCCGAATCGTCTTCATGTTGGGCTTTCTGGTCTTTGTCTTCTTCCTGCTGGCGGGCTACGCCCTGTTCCATTCCTACCTGGCTCTTGTCAACCAGACCTCCAACGAGTGGTACAAAAGTCGAGGTTATGTTTGTCAGCACTGCCACCCAACTTCAACATCAGACAATCTCTGTAGCACAGTGCCAGATCACTCTAAAAGATACTACTACAGCAGGGGGCTACTCCGAAACCTGGGTGAGATTTTCTCCCCTTTGCAACCTGTCAGGAAAAAAGACAACTGA
- the grid2ipb gene encoding delphilin, whose amino-acid sequence MKKFLQNKKGRYSFRQSKRGSRCPSKDFFLSMPSSNQGWPDEFGFQLGGHGPSYILSVEEGSSAHLAGLQAGDQVLEIEGHNVSTLGPQAVMAIAQTQKNIPPSIGVVSRIQQMDIIPGPDGRFGFTIVGDCPLLVEDCSPCSPAGRAGLRAGDYVMEVNGIPVRQHETAAALIKASQGRTLRLGVLCLGPRQKHSISIEDSQMGAEGARLDRKHKALEFNRKVDQILGDEPEVKERLFTVLKQYAAEKKVDWLAYVLPEILTTDEHRQLISSIRIFIPKKHRQRFDEAVSQNVINKLCRSKSISEPHSRVRRSRSEDHSERHHGSKRASSVPRDGGEPGGRGDAERDRGMRKSVSGKPAHPPIGPNQRIVRVYRGKKTFGFTLRGHAPVCIDSVIPDSPAEECGLKPGDRILFLNGLDMRNCSHEKVVSMLQGSGAMPTLVVEEGPSDYSSDQTDPEESPNLAPTTLPRSRSPALSSLQWVAEILPPSIKVHGRTFSQQLEHLLTIQERYTVCKALETFFQHRNVDTLIVDVFPVLDTPAKQLIWQFIYQLLTYDEQERCQGKLSRFLGIKSNAVLEPDAGPEHHRRSSSMRVTGSSYRGSVRERSSDDCIIGTHLGMGIHVDESGSPEERQSGDGTSFPESPDLNHMTGVYTELENVYAGKSVSPLHGGSSAEPEGLGQTEAYGRSLSPLTLPPLTGNRKSGLSLTWKEPLPTPVYEIHHQSSVDSNPYVSLESPPASPQHSDGGLNTLTHRKKLFTFSRPPRSRDTDKFLDALSEQLGHPVTLVDDFVPGENDYEEMSFQEDQELGFMPRQLSSGSSEDHSSSDEASSPTYSSGSEPIPPPPTQSPPPPPPFQSLIPPPVQFTDPMPPIRFSPEHVPRSRMPFQPHHPIIPPPPPPPRTLLSSRSPLHKVLHAAEEAEKTHQRFQVTTRLSHGHTALGSSTTLRSSQPSRPCYLPRQLSQPQPIRQPSPQPSPQVLRPSHLVLQRHHQLHHQHSYQGPLPSSLEDHSPSQCQSQGPAASSLLSQTPASHSSLPIHTKTYETLRPEHQSTQAPPPPPPPLPPPCDPPPLPKPGHASDANHMSVKRLRWEQVENSEGTIWGQLGEDSDYDKLTDMVKYLDLDLHFGTQRRSISPPEPAFLPENFKKKDVVEILSHKKAYNASILIAHLKLSPTELRQVLMNMSTDRLEPAHIKQLLLYAPNDEEVKQYELFEQDPAKLSEPDQFIFQMLMVPEYKTRLRSLHFKTTLQERTEEMKVAYDYIYKASVELKTSKKLAKILEFVLAMGNYLNNGQPKSHRTTSFKINFLTELSTTKTVDGKSTFLHILAKSLCQHFPELLNFSRDLTTVPLAAKVNQRAITAELSDLHSTIQDIRTACLKIPPTSEDHFASVMSSFLENSHPAIQSLESLQTRAMEEFSKVASYFGEDSKSSNTESFFGIFAEFISKFERALSETQTPENPRSPRLSSPLAW is encoded by the exons ATGAAGAAGTTTTTGCAAAACAAAAAGGGCAGATACTCTTTTCGGCAGAGCAAACGAGGCTCTCGGTGTCCATCTAAAGATTTCT TCCTCAGCATGCCGTCGTCCAACCAGGGCTGGCCTGACGAGTTTGGCTTCCAGCTGGGTGGGCATGGACCCAGCTATATCCTGTCTGTGGAAGAAGGGAGCAGTGCTCACCTGGCAGGGTTGCAGGCTGGGGACCAAGTGCTGGAGATTGAGGGCCACAATGTGTCAACGCTGGGTCCGCAAGCTGTCATGGCCATTGCCCAGACTCAGAAGAACATCCCTCCCAGCATCGGAGTGGTGTCCCGCATACAGCAG ATGGACATCATACCAGGTCCAGATGGTCGTTTTGGATTCACCATTGTTGGAGACTGCCCCCTACTGGTGGAGGACTGCTCACCTTGTTCCCCAGCTGGCCGTGCGGGTCTGAGGGCCGGGGATTACGTCATGGAGGTCAACGGTATCCCCGTCAGACAACACGAGACGGCCGCAGCACTAATCAAAGCCTCCCAGGGCAGGACGCTCCGTCTGGGGGTGTTGTGTCTTGGCCCGAGGCAGAAGCACAGCATCAGCATAGAGGACAGTCAGATGGGAGCAGAGGGGGCGAGGCTGGACCGCAAACACAAGGCTCTGGAGTTCAACAGGAAG GTTGACCAGATTTTAGGCGATGAGCCAGAAGTGAAAGAGAGACTCTTCACTGTGCTGAAGCAATACGCAGCCGAGAAGAAAGTCGATTGGTTGGCTTATGtcctgccagaaatactcaccaCTGATGAGCATCGACAGCTCATTTCCAGCATCAG AATCTTCATTCCCAAGAAGCACCGGCAACGCTTCGATGAGGCCGTCTCCCAGAATGTGATCAACAAGCTCTGCCGCAGCAAGAGCATCAGCGAGCCGCACAGCAGGGTCCGGCGCAGTCGGAGCGAGGATCACTCTGAGCGCCACCACGGGTCCAAAAGGGCCAGCTCAGTGCCCAGGGATGGAGGGGAACCCGGAGGGAGGGGTgacgcagagagagacaggggcaTGAGGAAGTCCGTCTCTGGGAAACCTGCGCATCCCCCCATCGGACCCAATCAGAG GATTGTGCGCGTCTACAGGGGGAAGAAGACCTTCGGCTTTACGCTGCGAGGCCACGCTCCTGTCTGCATCGACTCCGTTATCCCAG ATAGTCCTGCTGAGGAATGTGGACTGAAGCCAGGCGACCGCATCCTCTTCCTCAATGGACTGGACATGAG GAACTGTTCCCATGAGAAGGTGGTGTCTATGCTGCAGGGCAGTGGGGCGATGCCCACTCTGGTTGTAGAGGAGGGTCCATCTGACTACTCTTCAGACCAAACAGACCCAGAAGAATCCCCCAACTTGGCTCCCACCACATTGCCACGCTCCAG GTCCCCAGCCCTCAGTTCTCTCCAGTGGGTGGCTGAGATTCTTCCACCCAGCATCAAAGTGCATGGGCGGACATTCAGCCAGCAGCTAGAGCACTTGCTGACCATCCAGGAGAGGTACACTGTCTGTAAGGCCCTGGAGACCTTTTTCCAGCACAG gaATGTGGATACCCTGATTGTGGATGTGTTTCCAGTGTTAGACACTCCAGCCAAGCAACTGATCTGGCAGTTCATCTACCAGCTTCTGACCTACGACGAGCAGGAACGCTGCCAGGGCAAGCTGTCACGCTTCCTGGGTATCAAGAGCAATG cagTGTTGGAGCCTGATGCAGGTCCGGAGCACCACCGGCGGAGCAGCTCCATGCGTGTTACGGGGTCATCGTACCGCGGCAGCGTCAGAGAGAGGAGCTCTGACGACTGCATCATCGGGACTCACCTGGGAATGG GAATTCATGTCGATGAATCTGGCAGCCCGGAGGAGAGGCAGTCAGGAGATGGAACCTCCTTCCCCGAGTCCCCTGACCTCAATCAT ATGACAGGTGTGTACACGGAGCTGGAGAACGTGTACGCAGGGAAGAGTGTGTCTCCACTGCACGGTGGCTCCTCAGCAGAGCCCGAGGGCCTGGGACAAACTGAGGCCTATGGgcgctctctctcccccctcacGCTCCCCCCTCTCACAG gtaACCGTAAATCCGGCCTGTCCCTGACCTGGAAGGAGCCTCTCCCCACTCCCGTGTACGAGATCCACCACCAGAGCAGCGTGGACTCCAACCCTTATGTCAGCCTGGAGAGCCCCCCTGCCTCGCCTCAGCACTCAGACGGAGGTCTCAACACGCTGACCCACCGCAAGAAACTATTCACCTTCTCCCGCCCCCCTCGCAGCCGCGACACCGACAAGTTCCTGGACGCCCTGAGCGAACAGCTGGGCCACCCGGTCACTCTGGTGGACGACTTTGTGCCCGGGGAGAACGACTACGAAGAG ATGAGCTTCCAGGAGGATCAGGAACTGGGGTTCATGCCTCGGCAGCTCAGCAGTGGCAGCAGCGAGGATCACAGTAGCAGCGACGAGGCTTCTTCTCCCACCTACTCCTCAGGCTCTGAACCCATCCCACCACCGCCCACCCAgagcccccctcctcccccaccctTTCAGTCCTTGATACCGCCTCCTGTCCAATTCACCGACCCCATGCCGCCCATCCGCTTCTCCCCGGAGCACGTCCCCCGCAGCCGGATGCCCTTCCAGCCGCACCACCCCATCATCCCTcctcccccgccccctcccaGGACCCTCCTGTCCAGCCGCTCTCCATTACACAAGGTGCTCCACGCTGCAGAGGAGGCGGAGAAGACTCACCAGCGCTTCCAGGTCACCACCCGCCTCTCGCACGGCCACACCGCCCTGGGCAGCAGCACCACCCTGCGCTCGTCCCAGCCGTCCCGCCCCTGCTACCTCCCGCGGCAGCTCAGCCAACCCCAGCCCATTCGCCAGCCGTCCCCCCAGCCGTCCCCTCAGGTGCTGAGGCCGAGCCACCTCGTCCTCCAGAGGCACCACCAGCTCCACCACCAACACAGCTACCAGGGCCCGCTGCCATCATCCCTGGAGGATCACAGCCCGTCCCAGTGTCAGAGCCAAGGCCCCGCAGCATCCTCGCTACTCTCCCAGACTCCGGCTTCCCACTCCTCCCTCCCCATCCACACTAAAACCTATGAAACCCTGCGACCGGAGCACCAGTCAACACAG GCACCCccgcctccacctccacccctgCCCCCACCCTGTGACCCGCCTCCACTGCCCAAGCCAGGTCACGCTTCGGACGCCAACCACATGAGCGTGAAGAGGCTGCGATGGGAGCAGGTGGAGAACTCTGAGGGTACCATATGGGGTCAG CTCGGCGAGGACTCAGACTACGACAAGCTCACTGACATGGTGAAGTATTTGGACCTTGACCTGCACTTTGGTACTCAACGCAGATCCA TCTCTCCTCCAGAGCCAGCCTTCCTGCCAGAgaactttaaaaagaaagacgTGGTGGAGATTCTGTCACATAAGAAAGCCTACAACGCAT ccATCCTCATCGCCCATCTCAAGCTGTCCCCCACGGAACTGCGACAGGTCCTGATGAACATGTCCACCGATAGGCTGGAGCCGGCGCACATCAAGCAGCTGCTGCTCTACGCCCCCAACGACGAAGAGGTCAAACAGTACGAGCTGTTTGAGCAAGACCCGGCCAAACTGAGCGAGCCGGACCAGTTCATTTTCCAG atgtTGATGGTGCCCGAGTATAAGACCCGTCTGCGGAGCCTCCACTTCAAGACAACCCTGCAAGAGAGGACGGAGGAGATGAAAGTCGCGTATGACTACATCTACAAAGCGTCAGTGGAGCTGAAGACCAGCAAGAAACTGGCCAAAATCCTCGAG TTTGTTCTTGCAATGGGGAATTACCTGAACAACGGCCAGCCCAAGAGTCACAGGACAACCAGTTTTAAGATCAACTTCCTAACTGAG CTAAGCACAACCAAAACAGTGGACGGGAAATCCACCTTTCTCCACATTCTGGCCAAGTCTTTGTGCCAACACTTCCCTGAGCTGCTCAACTTTTCCAGAGACCTTACAACAGTTCCTCTGGCTGCCAAGG TGAACCAGAGGGCCATCACAGCAGAGCTGAGTGACCTTCACTCCACCATCCAGGACATCAGGACGGCCTGTCTGAAGATCCCGCCCACCTCTGAGGACCACTTTGCCTCTGTCATGAGC